Below is a genomic region from Drosophila kikkawai strain 14028-0561.14 chromosome X, DkikHiC1v2, whole genome shotgun sequence.
CTGGGTATCTGGTCCTTGTAGTACGACTCCTTGTTCTTCACGTTGAAGTAGTACAGCTGGTTGCGGGAGCGCGAGTGCGCCGACACGTAGTTGGAGGTAAGCTCGCGGAAGAGCAGCAGCCCGCCGGGCACAAAAaacttgctgtcgtcgtcgagGGCATAGCCGAAGCGCTTCGAGTTGTCCTTCAGCACGTAGCGGCGCATCTCGGCGAAGAACACATCCAGGTCGCTCAGCGGGAAGAAGGGCTTGCTGCGCAGCGCCCCGAAGGTGCGCTCCTTGCGGTGAGGCTTGTTCAGGCTGCGTGCGTACTTGTCGCACATGCTGACCCGGTCGCGGAACGACCGCCGCCGGATATCGATGCCGCCCAGGCAGATCCCGTCGATGATGTGCAAGGCTGCCACCCGCTGGATGGTGCGTCCCTCGCCGTAGAACTCGTACACGATCTGGCCAAAGAAGATGGAGCGCGGCTGCACCTCGAAGGGCGTCTCGACGAGCTCCCACTTCTTGTGCTCGGTGTAGCGCAGGAGATTGCCGCGCGAGCGGCACAGGAACAGGGTGCAGGCGTTGAGGTTGGTCTCCTCGCGTCCAACGGGCACAAAATACCAATCAGAGACATTCTGCACTTCGCTGTCCAGCGTCGCCACGCCGCATAGCTCGGCCGGCGCCCGGTTCATCCAGGTGCGTTCCTTTGCCCAGTCGGCCAGCAACTCTTCAAGCAAACGCTCCGTCGGCTTGATTTCGGGCGCCTGGCGCAGCTTGTCGGGCAGGCTCCAGCGCTTGAGGCACTCCTGGCGCACCTCCGACTGGCGGGTCTCCTTCAGCTCGGGATTCTGGGCGAAGGCGGCGATCTTCTGGAGGCCCACAATCTGCTTCTTGCCAATGGCATTGTTCGAATCGATGATGTAGCGCAGGAAGTCCTCGTCCTCGGCCAATTCGCTGGCATTGAAGATCTCCTGGACGTCGCTgccctcgtcctcctcctcgttgAGCATGCGATTGATCGCATTTAGGTAGCCGGTTATGGCCGCCGTCTCCGCCTCTGAGCGCTTGTACTTGCAGACCAAGTAGCGCTCCGAATTGGCCGGCCTGCTGCTGTTCGGCTTGATGATGGCGATCTGGTGGAAGCACTTGTACATCAGATAGACCAGGCCCACGCTGAACGGCGTGAAGAGGTCAAACACCTTGCACACGAAGCTGCCGTTCTCGCGCAGTATCTTCAGGGCGGTGAGAAACTGGCAGAGGTACAGCTGCTTGGAGAGAATCTCCTGGATGTTCTCCTGCCCCTCCACCGAGAAGCCACCGTCGGCCATGGCGAAGTGAACGCCCTGCGGGGTATGGCGACGGATGTACTCGTTCAACGAGTCCTGATTGGACTCGTCGAATATGTTGCCGTCCTCCTTGATGCCGTAGAAGGCATCGAAAGACTCGGGCGAGGCGGCAAAGAACTTTTCCAGCTTGAAGTCGTTGGC
It encodes:
- the Cmtr1 gene encoding cap-specific mRNA (nucleoside-2'-O-)-methyltransferase 1; the encoded protein is MAEEPSDDENSEPTPKKIKREWSKSYSNKAMEMMKKMGYENDKGLGKSNQGRLEPIIAVQQDGRRGFGLKLDAITSLAGGQWDPNREELDIPEPVLWLTNLGGGALAYTAEQLQGHVVLGPKKRTLNGETLYCDPTILSHILDAKTVFDDLNDSEKRRARSRCNPFETIRSSIFLNRAAVKMANIDSMCDYMFTNPRDTDGRSLVAADELLYFTDMCAGPGGFSEYVLFRKSWEAKGFGFTLRGANDFKLEKFFAASPESFDAFYGIKEDGNIFDESNQDSLNEYIRRHTPQGVHFAMADGGFSVEGQENIQEILSKQLYLCQFLTALKILRENGSFVCKVFDLFTPFSVGLVYLMYKCFHQIAIIKPNSSRPANSERYLVCKYKRSEAETAAITGYLNAINRMLNEEEDEGSDVQEIFNASELAEDEDFLRYIIDSNNAIGKKQIVGLQKIAAFAQNPELKETRQSEVRQECLKRWSLPDKLRQAPEIKPTERLLEELLADWAKERTWMNRAPAELCGVATLDSEVQNVSDWYFVPVGREETNLNACTLFLCRSRGNLLRYTEHKKWELVETPFEVQPRSIFFGQIVYEFYGEGRTIQRVAALHIIDGICLGGIDIRRRSFRDRVSMCDKYARSLNKPHRKERTFGALRSKPFFPLSDLDVFFAEMRRYVLKDNSKRFGYALDDDSKFFVPGGLLLFRELTSNYVSAHSRSRNQLYYFNVKNKESYYKDQIPSKKALEIFASFRYSYCGRLLWKWTDLRQVDEHATEEDPQILYRSDFVQFIAHKMSQC